A window of Chrysoperla carnea chromosome 3, inChrCarn1.1, whole genome shotgun sequence genomic DNA:
TTGAACTAAATAAGATCTCCTTACAGTACAATATTCCTCAAGCACGTATCTGTAAAAAAGTACATAATACATTTTTCCGGTATGTGATCATTCTGAtaggatataaaaattaatttagttttattaaactgAAGAAACATTCATACTTAAACAAAACAGTACGATCTTGCAATCTTGATAAACATTCAGTCAGCAAATCAATATTAGAAAAGAAATCAGTACTACGACAACATTGTTGAGTCCATCTGTACAATCGTTCAAGAGCACCTTCCTGAAAATGGAATCGATTAAGTAATAATTTCatagatatttttgaaatttaaaattttacttgatgcaaattcattttttccatAACATCGCCTGCTAAAACTTGGCATCCAGCTTGCATTAAAATTCGACAATCTTGattaatatcttttattttatctaaagcTACAAAGATTTCAGGAGTAACCGTTGTGTTTTTATTGGTACCATGCAAAGCATTCTTAGTTTCTGGAGATAGTTGGAATGTTGTAACGAATGCATCAGCAACGTCTCTCTTCAAACTATTTTcattactaaattttaaaaaaaagattttgtatattagaaaaattcgattttagaaAGAGAGAGTATCGATTATTGATTAATGATTCCAATAAAAATGATCGAAATTAGctcctttttttttagaatttgactatatatttaagtatcgaaaaattgggtacacaaaacataaaaatatcgaATAGTATTATAATTCGgtggtataaataaattaatttcattatctCCTGACTTTACGGAACTTGGAGGCGCCAACCCTAAACCCATCAGACTGTTAAATTAGGAATgctaatattttgaattgaatgaatGACTTAtgcttaattttttcaatagaaatcATGATTGAATCGAAGATTTTTcactcaataataataatttcatacagTTTATTCGCTAATCGCTAGTTTGGTATTAAAAAGATTATAGACTATGCCTTTattcactattttaaattaaaagggtatatttactttctattttgtaaattatttgtttcttcaataagtattttattatgcaatttaattttttgtaatctatCCGACATGTCATTTACAGAACGGCTCATAGTAGCAATATCGTTGTATATttcatcaaaactgtcttttacttttgaaattgatcgtaaaaaatcattattaattgCAATATTTCGTAATTCTATTTGACTACGTAAATTTCTTCGTAAATGTGGTGTGTTTTCGGTATAAAAACTTGAAAGTTCTTTAAATGCACCAAGTATTACCTAAAATATAGGATAGTTAACTTCATATGTTGAGTATGATAAATAgattgaaaacaatatttacttTATCATTTTCATAACGCGACTCAATTATATGGTGAATTGTTTGATTTACTGAACTGGTATTTAAAGACATTTTTCGCCACGTTTATgtgttcataaatttaaattttgacattGACATTTGTTTGATGATGATACAGTGGCTGCGTtcaattaaatgtatattaatgATGCGACAGTTTTCCCAactctcaaaattttttcaaaatttccaatcAAAAGTAGACACATTGCTTCCCCCCCTGAGTGATACACCTCCCTCGTCTAAAGTAGGACTTTATACTACAtccctactataattactagatccgtGATATGAATCGAGCTATTTAGTATTATATGTCTATGATTCAAATGTTATCTTGAACATTGATAGACTGTCATAATTTGAGTGcatcgaataaaaaaatggaaaataatttatttaatgatataaataatcGTCTTTTAATCGATGAAGAaaacattcaattaaaaaaagaattccatactgaatttattattaaaaatgaaatatttgatgaaagtgATTCAAAAGAACATGATTCAATTAAAGAAGAATATGATTCAATGGAGGACCATGAAGCAATTAAGAAGAAGgaaatattagaagaaaatGTTACAACAAAACATGAACGgattgatttaaatgaaaagttatctttggaaaaatataaaacaataaaacttgaacatgaattaaatacagaaattattataaaagatgaATTATTTGATGGAAATGATTCAATAGAACATGTATCAATTAAAGAAGAGTATGATTCAATGGAGGACAATGAAGCAATGAAGAAGgaaatattagaagaaaatgttaaaacaaaacatGAACGGATTGATTTAAATCAAGAGGTTTTATTGGataagaatacaaaaattaaacttgaacgcaaattaaaaacagaattttttaaaaaggataaaatatttgctgaaaatgatttagaacatgaatcaattcaaaatgaaatcaaGAATATTTCATGTGacttttgtgataaaaaatttactaatcaaAGCagtttaattatacataaacgaactcatactggaAAAAAAGCTTTTTCTTGTGAactttgtgataaatcatttgcTCGGAAAAACGGTTTAGACTACcataaacggactcatactggagaaaatcTTTTTCtctgtgaaatttgtgataaatccTTTTATCTTCGATCTaatttagttcaacataaacggacacatactggagaaaaacctttttcctgtgaaatttgtgataaatcatttacgcTACGATCTAATTTGAAAACACACAAACTGACACATTCTGGAGAGAAACCCTTttcttgtgaaatttgtgataaatcatttactcttCGATTTGATTTAGAAAGacataaacggactcatactggagaaaaaccgttTTTCTGTGCAATTTGTGGTAAATCATTTACTCTTCGAGGTAATTTAGAAAGACATAATCGGGCTCACACtggagaaaaacttttttcatgtgaaatttgtaataaatctttTACTCTTCGAGGTAATTTAGAAAGACATAATCGGACTCATACTGGCGAAAAACCTTTttcctgtgaaatttgtgacaaatcatttaattatgaaaGCGGCTTAGACTATCACAAACGGacacatactggagaaaaacctttttcctgTGTAATTTGTGACAAATCATTCCCCCATCAAAGCGGCTTAGACTATCACAAAcggactcatactggagaaaaacctttttcctgtgaaatttgtgataaatccTTTAATCTTCGATCTaatttagttcaacataaacggacacatactggagaaaaacctttttcctgtgaaatttgtgataaatcatttacgcTACGATCTAATTTGAAAACACACAAACTGACACATTCTGAAGAGAAACCCTTttcttgtgaaatttgtgataaatcatttactcttAGATTTGATTTAGAAAGacataaacggactcatactggagaaaaaccgttTTTCTGTGCAATTTGTGGTAAATCATTTACTCTTCGAGGTAATTTAGAAAGACATAATCGggctcatactggagaaaaacctttttcatgtgaaatttgtaataaatctttTACTCTTCGAGGTAATTTAGAAAGACATAACCGGGATGAAAATCATCGGGTCAtctggatgaaaaaaaaaaacttcagcaGCGTCAAGTCGTAAAAAGCTAAATAATGTTTGGCTTTTTACGATTTGACGCTgctaaagaatttatttttttcatccaGATGACAGAACGACCTAAACTAACTTTTTATCATAGATAGAAAAGTATATCCTATTTTTATTATCAGGATTAATTTTGagagtatttaataaataaatttataatatatatttttttaataaaacgagaataaagatttaatttaagaaaataaataatgtattttcatttgattgccatttccaaagtatttttattttttatgaacaattgataataatattcacCACCTATTGGGATCTGACATATGGGCGGGGCTAAAAAAACATGGCTGACATAaagtgacaaattttaaaaataacatagcaATACATACTCTTTGTgcaatttttcaagaagagaataattaatattaatgaacGATTTTTTGCTCGGACCAATCTACAACACACGCAGAATTCGCTACCCATTTAAATTTTCCCGCAATTGAGAGTGCGAATagccgcagccaatcaaaagcaggcatattgcttgaggcaatctaaaaccatggatatagaaatattaaaatctaaaatacacgaaatattatcgttctatttgaatttcccgcaaatgagagccgcagccaatcaaaagtaggcacattgcttcccccgccaatagaccttttcatcatgtcatatgcgcaagtgcagaatttattttttcgtactgacagcaataactaggactaagatagaagatatttgttatgcattttatcacattggttataaatcatttagtacgaaacaaatgtgaatcgtgattttaaaatgaaaagccctattgaaGGGCGAATATTATTTCAAGTTGCCAAAGCTAATAAACTGATCGTCTATTGGCCGGTAATTAACTGCGAAATCTTTTTTAGACAAAATGCaggcattttttattatccttttttacgccataaattaaaattaaatgaattaccACTGACCACATTGACGAAAATTTAGTGTATCagaatattaacttttttaatgaatctacAACTGCTCATAGAGTATTTGTTCGATAACAAACAGTAACAGTAAGTTCTCTTTTATGTAAATTCatgggaaaaataaaaaactttcgtTTTATGAACGCATCCGTTTTCATCTATGATCTGTCAATCAATTTGGCGGGGTTTTCAAATTGAGTACAATTCTTACAAATTCtattagaatataataaataagataaaagttattttaaaaaaatttattcttctaatataaataattaacaaacaattcaatacaaaaatatattaaaagctACTCAATGGTTTCATCAATACTAACTTCTGAGTTATTCAATTCTTCCTGAGATAATGATACATTTTCATCTAGATcatcataaacaaaataattctgAGTAGCACAGCCAACATAGGGGCACCGAATTCCTTTCCTTTTTGCTGCCgccaacatttttttgatagagcttttttcgtaaaaatgtccacattttttattttttactggacTAACAATAGGTACTTGAGTAATTGGATCTAAAGGCATATTGGGTGTGTTAGTTGGAGCAGCAGCTGCAGCTGCCTCTTCATttgcttgtaataattttgcagttttatttttaaactttcttacGAATTGATGATTTTCAACTtgcatttcattattttcatatttcactGATTTTGAGTTTTCTTGGAACACTTGATTTATGTTAATTTCACCTTTCTCTGCGCATTCTGCTTTGGATTCTTGAATTACTTTTTCAAGATGtttatgttttacatttaaattagcACAATGATATAcggttttttctaaaattttaatatattcattctGTTCTTCTGGATCTTTAACATTATTAGCAATGGTATTGATGCATTTACTAAACATATCATCGATTAACTGTATTGCATTGTCTGTAGAATTTGCCTCGTAAATAAtagtcatttttaattttcgacaaaattactttacaactttcaaaattattgttcaAAAGTGACGTTTTCTTACAAAAACCAAAGAGTATAGGTAAACCAAACCAAAAGTAAACCAAAGAGTATTTTGTCAAagactatatatattatagtctttgacaaaaacatttaattcatACATCGCATGTTTGTAGTGCTAGTGTCTAGGCAAAGCACGCAAGTCACTAGTTTTGTTTCGCGGTTCGTTTAAAGTTAATGCTTGTaagtcgaaaatattatttgtattttttagtcgttaatattatcaaataccaacaaattaatatttttatttcctgtttttcaattattttatttcgtttgttcttaatataaaaatcaggtaagtatactttcaaataaaaaaaagcccACAAGGTAGCTCTTTTTTGTgggctattttttaatttattaaaatatgatacattttatttttggcaTGTTTGTGTGTGATTTGCATGGATAAATTTGAAGACTATGAAAGTATATTAATACCTAACTAGCTGGACCCATGCGGAATTTCTGTAGTGCGGtgcccgtggctaaaaacaaggATAAACATcaacagtaatttactttctttttatttatagtcaattttattacagatatgatatacaagaatgaacaaaattaaatgttaatattatttctttaggtTGTATTTTCCTAAGCGGCACATTTTTAGgccgtgagtctattttttgTCAGTAGCCAGCACGGTAAGTTTGAAAATGAGGGATAAatcatataatttgataaagaaataagaaagatatcGCGTGGACAGGAAAAAGCAGGCtatggaaataatatataagataatcaATAGAAAAAGGTTGTTGTACCATTTCCTtgacaacaaacaatttttagtaCATAACTTGTGTGTAATactcatatatgtaatatactccTATATGGGCAGTTGGTACGGGAAAGAATGTCCAAACATTACGGTGCcgacaatatttgttttctctctCGTTCGAGACATTTTATCTATACTGCGCATGCTTGAGAATTACATTGAGAATTACATATATGCGCAGAGCTGACAAATGCGATCGGAAGAGTGAGAGAACGATACACTATCTGTTTCACTTAGTCCGAACGCCTTCCACTTATAGGAACTGACCATATATGTTTACGTATTACATATATGGTAATACTAACGTTCTTGACTTggtcattattataaataactagcttgatacccgcccgcttcactgggcttaaaagttaaaaccaccgcaccgctttatagcctccacctcttttgatctcacttatcccctttctataacacttgaagggattgtttacgcagctaaaagatatgcacagttttcaattttttaaattggaaaatagtcataattcattgtgtatattagaaaaggtggctatgaattgtttgacatttactattataaatttttacagaaatctttaatttatcagattaaattaaattaatttaattttttttaaattgaatatatttgtataaattatagctcatgtgttattctgatgtatgagctatattgctgtgcagtttcattaaaaaccattcgctattttttacgtgaaagcgtaacaaacaaacatccttactttcccatttaaaatatatagggatagggattacgaatgtattattattgtacatataataaaaattggctTTTATCTACGGCTTTCCTGCTTAGGTATAGATAAAAACGAAGGGTTTATCATATCAATCCTCCTTGAAAATAGTTATGCTTAGTTGTCCAAGCAGCGAAAACAGTTGTAGttccatttttagtttttttacaatataatttaaaagtttaaaagattTGTATATCTCTTAGAAATAGACCAAAGtctagaaaaagaaaaactttagcGAAAATATTTAGATGAATATTCCTGTACTTACTAATGAGCAATCATCCCCTTAAATTTCAATCCAATCCGACTCTTCTTAGtttaaatttacaatgtttAAAGAGAGTTACCTCGAGTTGACTTTTCCAAGCTCGCTTTAAATGAGTGTGTTTCCCATTTCCACGATTAATAAACTTGCACTTCTTTAAtaaccataataataaaaattttttaattaaatcaatcaatgtaaataattttggttaCAATATAATACCCTACAGATaggtataataaattgaaaaatggtggaagtgcaGGTAACTAAAGTCTCTATATATGTGTACAATATATAATTTCTCTACTCTGCGCTCCATTTCTCTCACAGATTAAATGTGTTCAAATTCTGTTgcgaaaatcattttgccatacGACAAGCGGTGTCGTAAAGTAGAACTACTAAATCGGGTTTCAGAAGttggaataaataaatgaatatcaaCCCTACTGTGAGTCCATTCTTTTAATGGTCTAGTCATTCCATAGATTTAGtcgtgttttttaaaatttaagcctGTTTATGATTGTCATATTGACTGCTTGACGTCATTACTGATTTTCCCAATagaaattagttatttttgggaaaaaagtACTCAAAAGACACTCACATAGAACGGAGGTGACGGATTTGGTTACCTCTTAGACCAGATTTCTAGAAGATCCAGATTCGAGTACcggcttctgtgtaattttttcctttctttctatttgctaaaatgaaaatacgtaGGTAATGTGCGTTTCCTATTAAAATGTACAGTCTCTCCTCACATGTTTAgtggtataatataaaaatttgaaataaaatgtaaaaatttaatttcaaaataaaaataagtaatgtatattacatatttagcAGAGTGAAACGTTTGTGTATTCTGTATacataaacatacaaatataataaggACACGAACaggttacatataatttgaGCCCTTTACATAAAACAGGAATGACACAGTCGGTTACGCTTCTAGGCTGGATATCTAAAGGACCCAGGTTCGAGTCCTGgcttttgtgtaattttttcataactttctacttgttccaaaaaaaagaaagttattgaacTTTTATTGTTGTGTAACAATcttattgttgtaaaaaatgAAGCACAGTTGTTTAaagatcaaatattttttgctccTTTTCTTTTTGCCAATTCGGTGATTAAATCGTTTTAAAGAAAGAGGATAAATTTTTCGTATAGCTACAAAACTTTTACCTGATATTTAAAAAGTGTTATAAACTTTTGTTGACTGGCATACTAGTTTGTTTATTAATCTGAAACTAGATACTCACCTTATACAGACTAATCGCCCCGCGTACGCGTCCGTTGTTGTATCAACTCCACTCAACAACGGCCTATAAAAAATGATCTATAGAGGTGATACGAACAGGTGTTCTGTGCACGGTCAGcttatttgtttatctttctagtcatttatttatataaagtttaaagtaaaaattattattttttttttacaaaatgatatctaatttttatcaaaattattgaagtgataaagttaaatatttattgttctaTCAAGAAGTTCAATAAGTATTTAGGTATTTTATATGTCGTAATAAAGTGAAAGAGATTACACGTAAAATTTCTCTCTAAATACTATATGGTACCTCTTTGTAATTGagtacaaattataaattttaattgaaaatacgaTAAAAATGACAACCGATCGATTCCACAagtaagtgaaaaataaaaataatatttaaaactaaactttaaaaTGTCTTTGATAGGTACTTCATTGAATgtagagtaaaataaaatttctaattaatttatgcagaaagttatttattagaaatgtaGATGTCTAAATATAGGCAATATAAGCAAAGATCacatttttagtaataaatatttatagaaataaatttttattcaatttttatagagCAACAAAAGATGGTCTACTAGATGTTTTAAAAGAAGCAACCAGACGCGATTGTAATGCAAAAGATGAGGCAGGAATGACACCTACACTATGGGCTGCATTTGAAGGCAATTTAGAAGCTTTACGATTGTTAGTTAGTAGGGGGTAAGTTTTTAGGATTATTTCTggttttctgtaaaattatacattttatttcatatttttagagGAGATCCTGATAAGGCTGATCATTGGGGAAATACAGCATTACATTTAGCTGCAGCTCGGGGTCATACTGcatgtgtaaattttttaattaattttggtgCTAATTTACATTCGTTAGATATTGACTTGCATACACCACAAGATCTGGCAGTGATTAATAGTCGTGATAAAATATTACGTATACTTGATGCAGCTATTGGAAATTTAGACGCTACTGATAAGTAAGtgcattttatagaaaatatttaactagAAAACTGATTAGTCAAAAGAATTTGgcaaatttctattaaaaaagtctgtaaaattataatatatttagctCTAAATTTTTAGAAGATAAAGTGAGTTAGTGCTTATCTGATATGAGACACTTACTCTGAGTCAGCTATAGGAACTTTAATCCAGCTTATGGGTTCATATAATGGCGAATGCGAACCAGTAATAGCGGTCCTATTTTTGTGAACTTAAAATATGTTGATTATCATTATGAAATAACTAATTGCACATAAAGAGCAAGAAcaggaaaatatattaaaatattttcaccgaagttgattttttcaaaactggTATCCAATTTAAGGACGTAGCTCTTTATAAGTACCATTGTAAAAGCTATAAAATGTACCCCGATAAAAAAGTCCGATTGAATtctaattcaaattttcaattaattccgATTAAATCCAATAGAACCAAatatgaaatttccaattcgaTCCCTTTCATGAATTGGAGCCAACtggattaattattaataaaaaatagttatatttttgaataaaaaaaacaatagtgaCGAGTTTACACCCGTTGAGGCAGAGAGCCAATCGGAATCACgctaaattcacaattttcatcttgtttttatggaaaattacgttataatatattgaaagcaagtttagaaacaaaccatttatcattctgcatttgaaaaaagtaaaattaaaaaacatgcaagtTTTCTATTATGGGTGCTTGAATTTAGTTCTATAATGTCGTTAGCGACATCATCGTTTTGAAATGACTCTTAAGAGCTTAATGAAGCTTAACTTAAAAATGGAGGCACTAGCGAAAGGATTATTTCATATGATGGCTGATTGAAGCT
This region includes:
- the LOC123296149 gene encoding gastrula zinc finger protein XlCGF52.1-like; its protein translation is MEDNEAMKKEILEENVKTKHERIDLNQENISCDFCDKKFTNQSSLIIHKRTHTGKKAFSCELCDKSFARKNGLDYHKRTHTGENLFLCEICDKSFYLRSNLVQHKRTHTGEKPFSCEICDKSFTLRSNLKTHKLTHSGEKPFSCEICDKSFTLRFDLERHKRTHTGEKPFFCAICGKSFTLRGNLERHNRAHTGEKLFSCEICNKSFTLRGNLERHNRTHTGEKPFSCEICDKSFNYESGLDYHKRTHTGEKPFSCVICDKSFPHQSGLDYHKRTHTGEKPFSCEICDKSFNLRSNLVQHKRTHTGEKPFSCEICDKSFTLRSNLKTHKLTHSEEKPFSCEICDKSFTLRFDLERHKRTHTGEKPFFCAICGKSFTLRGNLERHNRAHTGEKPFSCEICNKSFTLRGNLERHNRDENHRVIWMKKKNFSSVKS
- the LOC123296150 gene encoding E3 SUMO-protein ligase NSE2-like, with product MTIIYEANSTDNAIQLIDDMFSKCINTIANNVKDPEEQNEYIKILEKTVYHCANLNVKHKHLEKVIQESKAECAEKGEININQVFQENSKSVKYENNEMQVENHQFVRKFKNKTAKLLQANEEAAAAAAPTNTPNMPLDPITQVPIVSPVKNKKCGHFYEKSSIKKMLAAAKRKGIRCPYVGCATQNYFVYDDLDENVSLSQEELNNSEVSIDETIE